A DNA window from Micromonospora sp. NBC_01739 contains the following coding sequences:
- a CDS encoding VirB4 family type IV secretion system protein, with amino-acid sequence MSLLTALLPTRRPALSEPATVLPGSPDAVEVDGRHVRVGNGYSATLAVVGYPAEVGPGWAEPILSYPGLVDAAFHIEPVPPVVASQRLRKQRGRFESSRRQDAAKGRLDDPELDAAAVDAAELAGRVARGEARLFRLGLYLTVHGTSPAELADRVAEVRSLASSLLLDTAPVTWRQLQGWISGLPLAFDALGMKRVFDTDALAAAFPFTSPDLPDTAGDSGMGVLFGLNLHSAGVVVWDRWAQSNYNAVILARSGEGKSYLAKLDLLRNLCLGVEAFVIDPEDEYLRLADAVGGTVIRLGAPGVKINPLDLPPGDDALNDRARFLHTLVTVMGSGDTAVSAPLPGDEARSLDVAVLAAYRAKGITTDPRTWRRPAPLLADVMAALEDTDDAGRRVAARLHPYVAGSMKGLFDGPTTTLAQGHLVVFAIKDLPEQLHPVGTLLTLDTIWRTVRSATTSGARPDVLRMVLVDEAWKLLSGGRGGVFLETLAKSARKYGTGLTVVTQDAADVLATKTGRAVVSNAATQVLLRQAPQAIDAVAEAFGLTDGERAFLLSCQRGDALLAAGSARVAFHSHASATEHELIVTGPVTGAPARRR; translated from the coding sequence GTGAGCCTGCTTACCGCACTGCTGCCGACGCGGCGGCCTGCTCTGTCCGAGCCGGCTACGGTCCTGCCCGGTTCCCCGGACGCCGTCGAGGTTGACGGCCGACATGTACGGGTCGGAAACGGCTACTCCGCCACCCTGGCGGTCGTCGGCTACCCGGCGGAGGTCGGTCCGGGTTGGGCTGAGCCGATCCTGTCCTACCCGGGTTTGGTCGACGCCGCTTTCCACATCGAGCCGGTCCCGCCGGTGGTGGCCTCGCAGCGGTTGCGTAAGCAGCGTGGCCGGTTCGAGTCCTCCCGCCGCCAGGACGCGGCCAAGGGCCGCCTGGACGATCCTGAACTCGACGCCGCCGCGGTCGACGCCGCCGAGCTCGCCGGCCGTGTCGCGCGAGGCGAAGCGAGATTGTTCCGTCTCGGCCTGTACCTGACCGTCCACGGCACCAGCCCCGCCGAGTTGGCCGATCGGGTGGCTGAGGTGCGGTCCCTGGCCTCCTCGTTGCTGCTGGACACCGCGCCGGTGACGTGGCGGCAGTTGCAGGGCTGGATCAGCGGCCTACCCCTCGCTTTCGACGCGCTCGGGATGAAGCGGGTCTTCGACACCGACGCCCTCGCCGCAGCGTTTCCGTTCACCAGTCCCGACCTGCCGGACACCGCTGGGGACAGCGGCATGGGGGTGCTGTTCGGGTTGAACCTGCACTCGGCCGGCGTCGTGGTGTGGGACCGGTGGGCGCAGTCCAACTACAACGCCGTCATCCTCGCGAGAAGTGGGGAAGGCAAGTCGTACCTGGCCAAGCTCGACCTGCTGCGCAACCTGTGCCTCGGGGTGGAGGCGTTCGTCATCGACCCCGAAGACGAGTACCTGCGGCTGGCCGACGCGGTCGGCGGCACGGTCATCCGGCTCGGCGCACCGGGGGTGAAGATCAACCCTCTCGACCTGCCGCCCGGCGACGACGCCCTCAACGACCGGGCGCGGTTCCTGCACACGCTCGTGACCGTGATGGGCAGCGGTGACACCGCCGTCAGCGCGCCCCTGCCCGGCGACGAAGCCCGCTCCCTCGATGTGGCGGTGCTCGCCGCGTACCGGGCCAAGGGCATTACCACCGACCCGCGCACCTGGCGAAGACCCGCGCCGCTGCTGGCCGATGTGATGGCCGCCTTGGAGGACACCGACGACGCCGGCCGCCGAGTCGCCGCCCGCCTGCACCCCTACGTCGCTGGCAGCATGAAGGGCCTGTTCGACGGGCCGACCACCACGCTCGCGCAGGGGCACCTCGTGGTGTTCGCCATCAAGGACCTTCCCGAACAGCTTCACCCGGTCGGCACGCTACTCACCCTGGACACGATCTGGCGCACCGTACGCAGTGCTACAACCTCCGGCGCTCGCCCCGACGTCCTGCGGATGGTGCTGGTGGACGAGGCGTGGAAACTGCTCTCCGGCGGTCGCGGCGGCGTGTTCCTGGAGACCCTGGCCAAGTCCGCCCGCAAGTACGGCACCGGCCTGACCGTCGTCACCCAGGACGCCGCTGACGTGCTCGCCACCAAGACCGGCCGCGCCGTCGTCTCCAACGCCGCCACCCAAGTCCTGCTTAGACAGGCGCCGCAAGCGATCGACGCCGTGGCCGAGGCGTTCGGACTCACCGACGGCGAGCGGGCATTCCTTCTGTCCTGCCAGCGTGGGGACGCGCTCCTCGCGGCGGGGTCGGCGCGGGTGGCCTTCCATAGCCACGCCTCCGCGACCGAGCACGAGTTGATCGTCACTGGCCCGGTCACGGGCGCACCGGCCCGCCGCCGCTGA
- a CDS encoding PrgI family protein, whose amino-acid sequence MSRRSEEAPIRARVPADIERPDRLAFGMSGRQLVILAVTGLLLYAAWTAMATVVHPVLFLTGAIPVAAVAFLLAVGRRDGTSLDAWLVAAIRHRRSPRRLVPVEGPVIPAPAWVQTTAGRGDRLPMPAPLRLPAKGITPDGLIDLGADGTTGLVAASTVAFGLRTPGEQNGLVAGFARWLHSLDGPAQIVVRAQRVDLTYLADRFLTAAPGLPHPALEDAARAHVAFLDDLAARRELLHRQITVAVRSRRGAHHAAHTQAEAVRAFAGCEVPARVLDGPDAAVRLAASLKPTAPALMPYTTTDGGDQR is encoded by the coding sequence ATGAGCCGCCGCAGCGAAGAAGCCCCGATTAGGGCTCGGGTGCCAGCCGACATCGAGCGCCCCGATCGGCTCGCGTTCGGCATGTCCGGACGGCAGTTGGTGATCCTCGCCGTCACGGGGCTGCTGCTCTACGCGGCATGGACGGCGATGGCCACCGTCGTGCACCCCGTGCTGTTCCTCACCGGCGCGATACCGGTCGCGGCGGTGGCGTTCCTGCTCGCGGTCGGCCGTCGGGACGGGACCAGCCTCGACGCCTGGCTCGTCGCGGCGATCCGGCACCGCCGCAGCCCGCGTCGGCTCGTGCCGGTCGAAGGACCGGTCATCCCGGCTCCAGCGTGGGTGCAGACCACCGCCGGACGGGGTGACCGGTTACCGATGCCCGCGCCGCTGAGGCTGCCCGCGAAGGGCATCACGCCGGACGGGCTGATTGATCTCGGAGCGGACGGCACCACCGGCCTGGTCGCCGCCTCAACGGTGGCGTTCGGACTGCGCACCCCGGGCGAGCAGAACGGCCTGGTGGCGGGGTTCGCCCGCTGGTTGCACAGCCTCGACGGGCCAGCACAGATCGTGGTGCGGGCGCAACGGGTCGACCTGACCTACCTCGCCGACCGGTTCCTCACCGCCGCGCCAGGGCTGCCGCACCCGGCGTTGGAGGACGCCGCCCGCGCACACGTGGCGTTTCTCGATGACCTGGCCGCGCGGCGCGAGCTGCTGCACCGGCAGATCACCGTCGCCGTCCGCAGCCGACGCGGCGCGCACCACGCCGCTCACACGCAGGCTGAGGCGGTGCGCGCCTTCGCCGGCTGCGAGGTGCCCGCCCGGGTGCTCGATGGGCCGGACGCGGCGGTGCGGCTCGCGGCCAGCCTCAAACCCACCGCCCCGGCCCTCATGCCCTACACCACAACTGATGGAGGTGACCAGCGGTGA
- a CDS encoding TRM11 family SAM-dependent methyltransferase produces MPEPRPRLRTAGPHDSALHSGASDLAARLAEGYLGAVWLTGQTASRDLRRGRYTPESLTHPGKMLPTIPRYAIRTYTNPGDVVLDPMAGIGTTVIEAMHLGRHGVGVEYEAEWVAKAADNIRHTVQAGVPGRGEIYHGDSTTLPTLLPANLHGQVSLVITSPPYGPSTHGHVRTPGPRRGKVRKINHKYGGGDNLAYRSHGELADGFTAILAGCRTVLRPGGHVVVTARPYRRHGELIDIPGMVVAAGINAGLELVEECIALICGVRDGVVIPRASFFQQKNIRDAIATGDPQWLVQHEDVVILRASSDD; encoded by the coding sequence GTGCCTGAGCCTCGTCCGCGGTTGCGCACCGCCGGCCCTCACGACTCCGCCCTACATTCCGGCGCGTCCGACCTGGCGGCCCGGCTCGCCGAGGGCTACCTCGGTGCCGTCTGGCTCACCGGCCAAACCGCGTCGCGGGACCTGCGGCGCGGCCGATACACCCCGGAGTCGTTGACGCACCCCGGCAAGATGCTGCCGACTATCCCCCGGTACGCCATCCGCACCTACACCAACCCTGGTGACGTGGTGCTCGACCCCATGGCCGGCATCGGCACCACCGTCATCGAGGCCATGCACCTCGGCCGACACGGTGTCGGCGTCGAGTACGAAGCCGAATGGGTCGCCAAGGCAGCGGACAACATCCGTCACACCGTGCAGGCCGGGGTGCCGGGCCGGGGCGAGATTTACCACGGCGACTCGACCACCCTGCCGACCCTGCTGCCGGCGAACCTGCACGGACAGGTCTCCCTGGTGATCACCTCACCGCCATACGGACCATCCACCCACGGCCACGTCCGTACTCCCGGACCGAGACGCGGCAAGGTCCGCAAGATCAACCACAAGTACGGCGGCGGCGACAACCTCGCCTACCGCAGTCACGGCGAGCTGGCTGACGGGTTCACCGCAATCCTCGCTGGCTGCCGGACGGTGCTGCGGCCCGGTGGACATGTCGTGGTCACCGCCCGGCCCTACCGCCGCCACGGCGAACTCATCGACATCCCCGGCATGGTCGTCGCCGCCGGCATCAACGCCGGCCTCGAACTGGTCGAGGAGTGCATCGCCCTCATCTGCGGCGTCCGCGACGGCGTGGTCATCCCCCGAGCCTCGTTCTTCCAGCAGAAGAACATCCGCGACGCCATCGCCACCGGCGACCCGCAATGGCTCGTTCAGCACGAAGACGTGGTGATCCTGAGGGCGTCGTCTGATGACTGA
- a CDS encoding pilin has protein sequence MNHRLVPRPKVAAFRCLGAGRRGRLTVPRLRRHAPRTVCLGLVVLGAAAVTVVLAAVPVAAYAAEPASVVLAAESIQQVANRIRAWLVSILVAVATLFLTVGGLRYLAANGDPGEVEKAKLALRSAAIGYALALLAPLFVTIVGAWVA, from the coding sequence ATGAACCATCGTCTTGTCCCGCGTCCCAAGGTGGCGGCTTTCCGCTGCCTCGGGGCGGGCAGGCGGGGACGCCTGACCGTTCCTCGCCTGCGTCGACATGCCCCTCGTACGGTCTGTCTCGGGCTGGTGGTGCTCGGTGCTGCCGCGGTGACGGTGGTCCTCGCCGCTGTGCCCGTCGCCGCCTACGCGGCCGAGCCCGCCTCGGTGGTGCTGGCCGCCGAGTCGATCCAACAGGTCGCCAATCGGATCCGGGCCTGGCTTGTCAGCATCCTCGTCGCGGTCGCCACGCTGTTCCTGACCGTTGGCGGCCTGCGCTACCTGGCCGCCAACGGCGATCCGGGCGAGGTCGAGAAGGCCAAACTCGCGTTGCGGTCCGCCGCGATCGGCTACGCCCTCGCACTGCTCGCGCCGCTGTTCGTGACCATCGTCGGCGCGTGGGTGGCGTGA
- a CDS encoding replication-relaxation family protein: MAAELGRLTPRDRLLLDLLDQHRTFTTGQLVDLAFGSVGRARNRLNTLHDRDILDRFRHYQRPGSQAWRWTLGPVGAALLAAERGETLPRPAAVRDATARLAMSPTLAHLLTVNGFFVALTAHARAHPGARLVRWWNEAHCREACGNLVRPDGHGVWSDNGRTVPFWVEADLGTETLGRVGGKLTGYAALPPRRAYPVLFWLPTAAREANMHAHLRRAGVPDGLTVATTAADHAAPGPAGPVWRIVGHPDRVSLADLPAPGGGGAAWDG, translated from the coding sequence GTGGCCGCCGAACTCGGCCGCCTCACGCCCCGAGACCGGCTCCTGCTGGACCTGCTCGACCAGCACCGGACCTTCACCACCGGTCAGCTCGTCGACCTGGCCTTCGGGTCGGTCGGCCGTGCCCGTAACCGCCTCAACACCCTCCACGACAGGGACATCCTCGACCGGTTCCGGCACTACCAGCGGCCCGGGTCGCAAGCGTGGAGGTGGACCCTCGGCCCGGTCGGCGCGGCCCTGCTGGCGGCCGAACGAGGCGAAACGCTGCCCCGTCCGGCGGCCGTGCGTGACGCCACGGCCCGGCTCGCGATGTCCCCGACGTTGGCGCACCTGCTCACGGTGAACGGGTTCTTCGTCGCGCTCACCGCACACGCCCGCGCGCATCCTGGCGCGCGGTTGGTGCGGTGGTGGAACGAGGCACACTGCCGGGAGGCGTGCGGCAACCTGGTCCGCCCGGACGGACACGGCGTGTGGTCCGACAACGGCCGAACGGTGCCGTTCTGGGTCGAGGCCGACCTCGGCACCGAAACGCTGGGCCGGGTGGGCGGCAAGCTGACCGGCTACGCCGCACTACCGCCCCGCCGCGCGTACCCGGTGCTGTTCTGGCTGCCTACCGCCGCCCGTGAGGCCAACATGCACGCTCACCTTCGGCGGGCCGGGGTACCGGACGGGCTGACCGTGGCGACTACCGCAGCAGACCACGCCGCGCCCGGTCCGGCGGGGCCGGTCTGGCGCATCGTCGGGCATCCCGACCGGGTGAGTCTGGCAGACCTACCCGCACCGGGCGGGGGTGGTGCGGCGTGGGACGGGTAG
- a CDS encoding type IV secretory system conjugative DNA transfer family protein, with protein sequence MNTTNAKAPVPTSHPEGRRLNLVPLDERHGLGGKVIGVANASPPMRVGISLPDCRYHLHALGPTGTGKTTLLMRMILDDVQAGRGVAAFDPAKGDLIRDLLARLPKSCGDRLVLIDPDERAAPPAINLLDPSVHGGSAHDVAANLTAVMAKVWSRWWGHRTADICYHGLLTLAHAEGATLAQLPRLLSDSKWRAERIATATGKLNAWEGNTLGEFWEGFNELPAAQRSGLVAPLLSRLRLVLAHPMAASLFGVPATTFSFADILDGGVLLARLPKGVLGEDGTRLVGSLLLAGLWQATTARARIPEDDRPDAMIVLDECHNFLHLPIGIDDALAEARGLHTSFVLAHQYLGQLSGDMVEAIDANARNKVYFALAPRDAIDQARHLRPYLDDGDLIRLGGYEVVLRPVAGGRVVPPVTVDTEPPPPAVAGRAGELRRAAREHTGLPVKQRRRLLSEAATASATTDSVPVDAAVSDLVGRNTFAVQGEGSHERSNERSNEERNDHEPPGEHAPLNTAYAHVDRGEEDRWTGTD encoded by the coding sequence ATGAACACGACCAACGCCAAGGCCCCGGTCCCCACCTCCCACCCGGAAGGCCGCCGGCTGAACCTGGTTCCCCTCGATGAGCGGCACGGTCTCGGCGGCAAAGTCATCGGTGTCGCCAACGCCAGCCCGCCAATGCGGGTCGGGATCTCCCTGCCCGACTGCCGATACCACCTCCACGCGCTCGGCCCCACCGGCACCGGCAAGACGACCCTGCTGATGCGGATGATCCTCGACGACGTGCAGGCCGGACGCGGCGTGGCCGCGTTCGACCCGGCCAAGGGCGACCTCATCAGAGACCTCCTCGCCCGGCTACCCAAGTCCTGCGGGGACCGGCTCGTCCTGATCGACCCGGACGAACGGGCCGCGCCACCGGCGATCAACCTGCTCGACCCGAGTGTGCACGGCGGCAGCGCGCACGACGTGGCCGCGAACCTCACGGCGGTGATGGCGAAGGTGTGGTCACGCTGGTGGGGGCACCGGACCGCCGACATCTGCTACCACGGGCTGCTCACCCTCGCCCACGCCGAAGGCGCCACCCTCGCCCAGCTACCGCGGCTGCTGTCCGACTCCAAATGGCGAGCCGAACGGATTGCTACCGCTACCGGCAAGCTGAACGCTTGGGAGGGCAACACCCTCGGCGAGTTCTGGGAAGGGTTCAACGAGCTGCCCGCCGCGCAGCGCTCCGGCCTCGTGGCCCCGCTGTTGTCCCGGCTGCGCCTGGTGCTGGCGCACCCGATGGCGGCGTCGCTGTTCGGGGTGCCGGCCACCACGTTCTCCTTCGCCGACATCCTCGACGGCGGCGTCCTGCTAGCCCGCCTGCCCAAGGGTGTGCTCGGTGAGGACGGCACCCGCCTGGTCGGCTCCCTGCTCCTCGCAGGGCTGTGGCAGGCCACCACCGCCCGCGCCCGCATCCCCGAAGACGACCGCCCAGACGCGATGATCGTGCTGGACGAGTGCCACAACTTCCTGCACCTGCCCATCGGCATCGATGACGCCCTCGCCGAGGCCCGCGGCCTGCACACCTCGTTCGTCCTCGCCCATCAGTACCTCGGCCAGTTGTCCGGGGACATGGTAGAGGCGATCGACGCCAACGCCCGCAACAAGGTCTACTTCGCCCTGGCGCCCCGTGACGCCATCGACCAGGCCCGACACCTGCGGCCGTACCTCGATGACGGGGACCTGATCCGCCTCGGCGGCTACGAGGTCGTCCTCCGCCCTGTTGCAGGTGGCCGGGTCGTCCCACCGGTCACCGTCGATACTGAGCCGCCACCGCCGGCCGTCGCGGGGCGTGCCGGCGAGCTGCGCCGCGCGGCCCGAGAGCACACCGGCCTGCCGGTGAAGCAGCGGCGGCGGCTGCTCAGCGAAGCCGCTACCGCCTCGGCCACCACAGACTCTGTCCCGGTCGACGCTGCGGTCAGTGACCTGGTGGGTCGGAACACCTTCGCTGTTCAGGGCGAGGGTTCTCACGAGAGGTCTAACGAGCGATCCAACGAGGAACGCAACGACCACGAGCCACCGGGTGAACACGCCCCCTTGAACACGGCATACGCGCACGTCGACCGGGGTGAGGAGGACCGGTGGACCGGAACCGACTGA
- a CDS encoding recombinase family protein produces the protein MTIDVPRIEETAAALLAGHEYQRFAFYGRVSTEDQQDPVASRNWQRTRATGLIEPVSGIIVAEFFDIGLSRSLPWKRRPHAARLLDALVNPNRGFDAVVIGEPQRAFYGNQYSLTMPVFSHYGVGLWVPEVGGAIDPESEAHDLIMSVFGGMSKGERTRVKVRVRTAMTSQAKIEGRFLGGRPPYGYRLADAGPHPNPGKAADGRRLHKLEPDPATAPVVRRIFAMYLANNGYFAIAEALTRDGIPSPSAADPARNPHRTGEGWAKSAVKNILSNPRYTGRQVWNKQRKDEVLLDVNDVALGYETRMRWNDKTSWVWSDTIAHPPLVTVNDFELVQTIMAASGRGRTGNQQRKVRRHYLLRGLMLCGLCGRKMQSHQAHETAYYRCRYPNEYALANHVQHPRNVYVSERDIVPALDNWLLTAFAPHRLTDTIRRLHAAQPDTGPSIVVPEITAANKIIAACDAKLLQYRAIADAGGDPATVAAWMAEVNAQRAAALTQRDQAAAQAQAPRRLTEDDIRHLVGSLDDIRNTLRNAHHQDKGNVYRELKLALTYNPGQNKISVEAKPDADYCGVTVRVRGGT, from the coding sequence GTGACCATCGACGTACCCCGCATCGAAGAAACTGCCGCTGCCCTGCTCGCCGGCCACGAATATCAGCGGTTCGCGTTCTACGGCCGCGTATCCACGGAGGACCAGCAAGACCCTGTAGCGTCAAGAAACTGGCAGCGCACGCGCGCTACCGGCCTCATCGAACCGGTCAGCGGCATCATCGTCGCCGAGTTCTTCGACATCGGCTTGTCCCGCTCCCTGCCATGGAAGCGACGTCCCCACGCTGCCAGGCTGCTCGACGCCCTTGTCAACCCGAACCGTGGCTTCGACGCGGTCGTGATCGGCGAGCCTCAGCGCGCCTTCTACGGCAACCAGTACAGCCTGACCATGCCCGTCTTCTCCCACTATGGCGTCGGACTTTGGGTACCAGAGGTCGGCGGCGCGATCGACCCCGAGTCCGAAGCGCATGACCTGATCATGAGCGTGTTCGGCGGCATGTCCAAGGGCGAGCGCACTCGCGTGAAGGTCCGCGTCCGCACCGCGATGACCTCCCAGGCGAAAATCGAAGGCCGGTTCCTCGGCGGACGCCCGCCCTATGGGTACCGGCTCGCCGACGCCGGACCGCACCCGAACCCGGGCAAGGCCGCTGACGGCCGCCGCCTGCACAAGCTCGAACCTGACCCGGCCACCGCGCCTGTCGTACGGCGGATCTTCGCCATGTATCTCGCCAACAACGGCTACTTTGCCATCGCCGAGGCGCTCACCCGCGACGGCATCCCGTCACCATCCGCCGCCGACCCCGCCCGCAACCCACACCGCACCGGCGAGGGCTGGGCCAAGAGCGCCGTCAAGAACATCCTGTCCAACCCCCGCTACACCGGCCGGCAGGTCTGGAACAAACAGCGCAAGGACGAGGTACTCCTCGACGTCAACGACGTCGCCCTCGGCTACGAAACCCGCATGCGCTGGAACGACAAGACCTCCTGGGTGTGGTCCGACACCATCGCTCACCCACCGCTCGTCACCGTCAACGACTTCGAACTAGTTCAGACGATCATGGCGGCCAGCGGACGAGGCCGCACTGGCAACCAACAGCGGAAGGTACGCCGCCACTACCTCCTCCGCGGACTCATGCTCTGTGGACTGTGCGGACGCAAGATGCAAAGTCATCAAGCCCACGAGACCGCCTACTACCGGTGTCGCTACCCCAACGAGTACGCCCTCGCCAACCACGTCCAGCACCCCCGCAACGTCTACGTCTCGGAACGAGACATCGTCCCCGCCCTCGACAACTGGCTCCTCACCGCGTTCGCCCCGCACCGACTGACGGACACGATTCGCCGACTCCACGCCGCCCAACCCGACACCGGTCCCAGCATCGTCGTGCCGGAGATCACCGCCGCCAACAAGATCATCGCGGCATGCGACGCCAAACTCCTTCAGTACCGCGCCATCGCAGACGCCGGAGGCGACCCCGCCACCGTCGCCGCATGGATGGCCGAGGTCAACGCCCAACGCGCCGCCGCCCTCACTCAACGCGACCAAGCGGCAGCACAAGCACAAGCACCCCGCCGCCTCACCGAGGACGACATCCGACACCTCGTCGGCAGCCTCGACGACATCCGCAACACCCTGCGGAACGCCCACCACCAGGACAAGGGCAACGTCTACCGCGAGCTAAAGCTCGCCCTCACCTACAACCCCGGCCAAAACAAAATCAGCGTCGAGGCTAAGCCTGACGCTGATTACTGTGGGGTAACTGTACGTGTCCGAGGGGGGACTTGA
- a CDS encoding tetratricopeptide repeat protein has protein sequence MGHVPHASPLAITQQRALALRGAGNLAAARDLLTDAFESARPPYGKDHPDVLSTAHLLARLHREADDPSAARRVLEEAFAAGERRWPTSDPLMLALSYELGSVADELGNRHEARRNFLRVATAGPAVLGVDHPAVRASREYLGDAAPALPPAVPPAGQPTAVGPAPHDALAEPTMSLAVLSTAWQPHDAATATAPLRPVTPDAPAVPPGPPVPPVPAVPPVPTVSPSAPTVPPAPSPSPSVVPPVTSAPPFTGPPIGTIASSVTNAPSVSSAPPASVRPAPAGPPVPVVPPVPAPRAGVHDEPTRPFPPVPALSEAGVPAEGSAATGSRTAPSPGAVEGTDVVGRTTTPLPVDPAQQGVDRPAAPQWATPTIAVQQIGPLLAEEAARRSPGEQARTPGAQAASPTSGPSSAASPATATPSSAPPSSGPPRSGPPNTPPPNNAAPVSGPPVSAPPTAPTVDLSRPQSPRHQAPEFGVAGGSAPGGPPAHELTAALPQPGPTSGPPGRVPLPFGTAGTQPDQQDRITPAGPAPISGPPYGPTDGARHGHPISSPPGSPLADGPQQYPGSAYPPEPTPSAYPQHPPAQQTYPTPPQQHTYPPPGQQAYPPASPAAPGQPGAYPTPVHPPTAQAYPPPVSGGPAYSAGWGQQPAQPVAQAYPGEPARGRGRVAVVVAVIAVVVALAAVIGVGLLLLDRWSGEAPTTPASSGQPQGGAPPTQLVLRDDTTTITLTWTDPADGLVPFMVAGGRSGQPLGVMATVSPGETRYTVNGLNSRVDYCFTVLAVYGTDQFATSGQVCTSRKGAGPAD, from the coding sequence ATGGGCCACGTGCCCCACGCCTCTCCCCTGGCCATCACCCAGCAGCGCGCCCTAGCACTGCGCGGGGCAGGCAACCTTGCCGCGGCCCGTGACCTGCTCACCGACGCCTTCGAGTCTGCCCGACCGCCGTACGGCAAGGATCATCCGGACGTCCTCAGCACCGCGCACCTGCTGGCTCGACTGCATCGGGAGGCGGACGACCCCAGCGCCGCCCGCCGGGTGTTGGAGGAGGCGTTCGCGGCCGGTGAGCGGCGATGGCCCACCTCGGACCCGCTGATGCTGGCCTTGTCGTATGAGCTGGGGTCCGTCGCGGACGAGCTGGGCAACCGTCATGAGGCCCGACGCAACTTCCTGCGCGTCGCGACCGCCGGCCCCGCCGTGCTCGGTGTGGATCATCCTGCGGTACGCGCGTCCCGCGAGTATCTCGGCGATGCCGCTCCCGCCCTTCCGCCGGCGGTTCCCCCTGCCGGTCAGCCGACGGCGGTCGGCCCGGCGCCGCATGACGCGCTCGCCGAGCCGACGATGTCCCTGGCCGTCCTGTCGACCGCCTGGCAGCCGCACGACGCGGCCACCGCCACCGCCCCGCTACGCCCGGTGACTCCCGATGCCCCGGCCGTGCCTCCCGGGCCCCCCGTGCCCCCGGTGCCCGCTGTGCCCCCGGTGCCCACTGTGTCGCCTTCCGCGCCGACGGTCCCGCCGGCACCGTCGCCCTCCCCGAGTGTCGTGCCGCCGGTCACCAGCGCACCGCCTTTCACCGGACCACCAATCGGCACCATCGCCTCGTCAGTCACGAACGCACCCTCCGTCAGCAGCGCGCCGCCGGCTTCGGTGCGACCGGCACCGGCCGGGCCGCCCGTACCGGTGGTGCCGCCGGTGCCCGCCCCCAGGGCCGGCGTCCACGATGAGCCCACCCGGCCTTTCCCGCCCGTCCCGGCGCTGTCAGAGGCGGGTGTGCCAGCGGAGGGCTCAGCTGCGACGGGGTCCCGCACGGCACCGTCGCCGGGGGCGGTGGAGGGCACGGACGTAGTCGGCAGGACGACGACACCACTGCCTGTCGACCCGGCGCAGCAGGGAGTCGACCGACCGGCCGCGCCGCAGTGGGCAACTCCCACGATCGCGGTCCAGCAGATCGGGCCGCTGCTGGCCGAGGAAGCGGCCCGGCGCAGCCCCGGTGAGCAGGCCAGGACACCGGGCGCCCAGGCCGCCTCACCCACCAGCGGGCCGTCGAGCGCCGCGTCGCCCGCCACCGCGACACCGAGCAGCGCACCACCGAGCAGCGGGCCACCCCGCAGCGGCCCCCCGAACACGCCTCCACCGAACAACGCAGCGCCCGTCAGCGGGCCGCCGGTCAGTGCGCCGCCCACCGCACCAACCGTCGATCTGTCCCGGCCGCAGTCTCCGAGGCACCAGGCGCCCGAGTTCGGCGTGGCAGGAGGATCCGCCCCGGGCGGCCCACCGGCGCACGAGTTGACCGCCGCCCTGCCCCAGCCGGGACCGACCAGCGGCCCTCCGGGCCGGGTGCCGCTCCCGTTCGGAACGGCCGGCACGCAGCCGGACCAGCAGGACAGAATCACCCCAGCCGGTCCCGCGCCGATCAGCGGACCGCCGTACGGTCCGACCGATGGGGCGCGACACGGCCACCCGATCAGCAGCCCACCCGGGTCGCCCCTGGCCGACGGCCCGCAGCAGTACCCGGGTAGCGCCTACCCGCCGGAGCCCACGCCCTCTGCCTACCCCCAGCACCCACCGGCACAGCAGACCTACCCGACACCCCCACAGCAGCACACGTACCCGCCGCCGGGGCAGCAGGCGTACCCCCCAGCATCACCGGCTGCCCCCGGGCAGCCCGGGGCCTATCCGACGCCGGTGCACCCGCCGACGGCGCAGGCCTATCCCCCGCCCGTCTCCGGTGGGCCCGCCTACTCCGCGGGATGGGGGCAGCAACCGGCACAACCGGTCGCTCAGGCGTACCCGGGGGAGCCGGCGCGCGGGCGTGGTCGGGTGGCCGTGGTGGTGGCGGTGATCGCGGTGGTGGTGGCGCTGGCGGCGGTGATCGGGGTCGGGTTGCTGCTCCTCGACCGGTGGTCCGGCGAGGCCCCGACGACACCGGCCTCGTCGGGGCAGCCGCAGGGCGGTGCGCCGCCCACCCAACTCGTGTTGCGCGACGACACCACCACGATCACGTTGACCTGGACCGACCCGGCGGACGGGCTGGTGCCCTTCATGGTGGCCGGGGGGCGCTCCGGCCAGCCCCTGGGGGTGATGGCCACGGTGAGTCCCGGGGAGACCAGGTACACCGTGAACGGATTGAACTCCCGGGTGGACTACTGCTTCACCGTGCTGGCCGTCTACGGAACGGACCAGTTCGCCACCTCCGGCCAGGTGTGTACGAGTCGCAAGGGCGCCGGTCCGGCCGACTGA